A single genomic interval of Nitratidesulfovibrio sp. SRB-5 harbors:
- the kdpF gene encoding K(+)-transporting ATPase subunit F — translation MTSGTRRAGYAVFRRHKQERLPRTSIRALPGAPERTMELYDAIGIAFAAGLFVYLVYALFRPDKF, via the coding sequence GTGACGTCCGGCACCCGCCGGGCCGGGTACGCCGTCTTCCGCCGACACAAGCAGGAACGGCTCCCGCGCACCTCCATCCGCGCCCTGCCGGGCGCGCCGGAGCGCACCATGGAACTGTACGACGCCATCGGCATCGCCTTTGCGGCGGGCCTGTTCGTCTATCTCGTGTACGCGTTGTTTCGACCCGACAAGTTCTAG
- the kdpA gene encoding potassium-transporting ATPase subunit KdpA gives MTPRDYLQLALFLGILAAASPPLGRYIHRVLEGGRTWLHPLLGPVERLIYTAAGIDPASDQPWQRYAASLLGFTLAGFCLTFGVLLFQDVLPLNPQHFPAPSWDLALNTAVSFVTNTNWQAYGGETAMSHLSQVVALTYQNFVSAAVGMAACMAVVRGIARTEAQGIGNFWADMVRSTLYVLLPLCVPGALLLVGQGMVQTLAASFTVATPEGAIQTIAVGPVASQAIIKMLGTNGGGFFNANAAHPFENPTAVANFIQMLAIFLLPSSLVFTLGAAVRRPRHAWTVWGVMAAVFVAGTLLTAHFEYRGTPAMAQAVATGSPAASGPSTSAASVPAPIAASGVASPPASPPASAPVPVAVSVSVPNMEGKEVRFGIFSSSLFAVVTTDASCGAVNAMHDSLTPLGGLVTLLNMQLGEIIFGGVGSGLYGMVLFIILTVFLAGLMVGRTPDYLGKRIEGREVTLAVAALLLPALPLLGFTALAAVGWGPQAMANAGAHGFSELLYAYTSSAQNNGSAFAGLTVNSPVFNLTTAASMLIGRFGVMLPMLAVAGSLAARRPRPVTDASFPVEGATFALLLASVILIVGALTYLPALSLGPIVEHLQMIENQLY, from the coding sequence ATGACCCCGCGCGACTATCTGCAACTGGCCCTGTTCCTCGGCATACTGGCCGCCGCCTCGCCGCCGCTGGGCCGCTACATCCACCGCGTGCTGGAAGGTGGCCGCACCTGGCTGCATCCCCTGCTCGGCCCGGTGGAACGGCTGATCTACACGGCGGCGGGCATCGACCCCGCCAGCGACCAACCGTGGCAACGCTACGCCGCAAGCCTGCTGGGCTTCACCCTGGCGGGCTTCTGCCTGACCTTCGGCGTGCTGCTGTTCCAGGACGTGCTGCCGCTGAACCCGCAGCACTTCCCCGCCCCGTCGTGGGACCTGGCCCTGAACACCGCCGTCAGCTTCGTCACCAACACCAACTGGCAGGCCTACGGCGGCGAAACCGCCATGAGCCACCTTTCGCAGGTGGTGGCGCTGACCTACCAGAACTTCGTCTCCGCCGCAGTGGGCATGGCCGCGTGCATGGCCGTGGTGCGCGGCATCGCCCGCACCGAGGCGCAGGGCATCGGCAACTTCTGGGCCGACATGGTGCGCTCCACCCTGTACGTGCTGCTGCCGCTGTGCGTGCCCGGCGCGCTGCTGCTGGTGGGTCAGGGCATGGTGCAGACCCTTGCCGCCTCGTTCACCGTGGCAACGCCGGAAGGCGCGATACAGACCATTGCCGTGGGGCCCGTGGCCTCGCAGGCAATCATCAAGATGCTGGGCACCAACGGCGGCGGCTTCTTCAACGCCAACGCCGCCCATCCCTTCGAAAACCCCACCGCCGTCGCCAACTTCATCCAGATGCTAGCCATTTTCCTGCTGCCGAGCTCCCTCGTCTTCACGCTGGGGGCCGCCGTGCGCCGCCCCCGCCACGCCTGGACGGTATGGGGCGTGATGGCCGCCGTGTTCGTGGCGGGCACGCTGCTGACCGCCCACTTCGAATACCGGGGCACCCCGGCCATGGCGCAGGCCGTGGCTACGGGCAGCCCTGCCGCGTCCGGTCCTTCCACCTCCGCCGCCTCCGTGCCCGCGCCCATTGCCGCGTCCGGCGTCGCCTCGCCCCCCGCATCCCCTCCCGCCAGCGCCCCCGTCCCCGTGGCGGTTTCCGTCTCCGTCCCGAACATGGAAGGCAAGGAAGTGCGTTTCGGCATCTTCTCCTCCTCCCTGTTCGCCGTCGTCACCACCGACGCCTCGTGCGGCGCGGTGAACGCCATGCACGACAGCCTGACCCCGCTGGGCGGGCTGGTGACCCTGCTGAACATGCAGCTGGGCGAAATCATCTTCGGCGGGGTGGGGTCCGGCCTGTACGGCATGGTGCTGTTCATCATCCTGACCGTGTTCCTGGCCGGGCTGATGGTGGGCCGCACGCCGGACTACCTCGGCAAGCGCATCGAAGGGCGCGAGGTGACCCTGGCCGTGGCCGCCCTGCTGCTGCCCGCCCTGCCCCTGCTGGGCTTCACCGCGCTGGCCGCCGTGGGCTGGGGGCCGCAGGCCATGGCCAATGCGGGCGCGCACGGCTTCTCCGAACTGCTCTACGCCTACACCTCGTCCGCGCAGAACAACGGCAGCGCCTTTGCCGGGCTTACCGTCAACAGCCCCGTGTTCAACCTGACCACGGCGGCGTCCATGCTCATCGGACGCTTCGGCGTCATGCTGCCCATGCTGGCCGTTGCCGGTTCGCTGGCGGCGCGCAGGCCGCGCCCGGTCACCGACGCCTCGTTCCCCGTGGAAGGCGCCACCTTCGCCCTGCTGCTGGCCTCGGTCATCCTCATCGTGGGCGCGCTGACCTACCTGCCCGCCCTGTCACTGGGCCCCATCGTGGAACATCTGCAAATGATTGAAAATCAGCTCTACTAG
- a CDS encoding ArsR/SmtB family transcription factor: MSAALDYFKALSDDTRMRLMHVLNKHELNVNELVSILEMGQSRVSRHLKILTGAGLLVSRRDGLWVFYAAPAEGEGRDFLDAVAPFIAEDMTLQGDMAMAEKIIEERALKTRQFFNAIAEDWDELNREVLGGFDLAGAVADAMPAATSGGSDGTPGCRVAVDLGCGTGTVLERMLPRAQEVIGVDGSPRMLEMARRRLADAGQRVSLRIGELDHLPLRDGEADFASINMVLHHLSEPVAALREIGRTLRTGGLLFLSDFDHHDNERMRTDYGDRWLGFDRAALTARLSEAGFAVRRADLREVSKGLSLHLIVAEKS, encoded by the coding sequence ATGTCGGCAGCTCTCGACTACTTCAAGGCCCTTTCCGACGACACCCGAATGCGGCTCATGCACGTGCTGAACAAGCACGAGCTGAACGTGAACGAGCTGGTATCCATCCTCGAAATGGGCCAGTCGCGCGTGTCGCGCCACCTCAAGATCCTGACCGGGGCGGGGCTGCTGGTCTCGCGCCGCGACGGGTTGTGGGTGTTCTACGCCGCCCCGGCGGAAGGCGAAGGCCGCGACTTTCTGGACGCGGTGGCCCCGTTCATCGCCGAGGACATGACCCTGCAGGGCGACATGGCCATGGCCGAGAAGATCATCGAGGAGCGGGCGCTGAAGACCCGCCAGTTCTTCAATGCCATTGCCGAGGACTGGGACGAACTGAACCGCGAGGTTCTGGGCGGGTTCGACCTGGCGGGCGCGGTGGCGGATGCCATGCCTGCCGCCACGTCGGGCGGGTCTGATGGCACACCGGGCTGCCGCGTGGCCGTGGACCTGGGCTGCGGCACGGGTACCGTGCTGGAGCGCATGCTGCCCCGCGCGCAAGAGGTCATCGGCGTGGACGGTTCGCCGCGCATGCTGGAAATGGCCCGTCGCCGTCTGGCCGATGCCGGGCAGCGCGTATCGCTGCGCATCGGCGAACTGGACCACCTGCCCCTGCGCGACGGCGAGGCGGATTTCGCCTCCATCAACATGGTGCTGCACCACCTGTCGGAGCCGGTGGCGGCCCTGCGCGAGATTGGCCGTACCCTGCGCACCGGCGGGCTGCTGTTTCTCAGCGACTTCGACCACCATGACAACGAGCGCATGCGCACCGACTATGGCGACCGCTGGCTGGGCTTCGACCGGGCCGCGCTGACGGCCCGCCTTTCCGAGGCGGGCTTTGCCGTGCGCCGGGCTGACCTGCGCGAGGTGAGCAAGGGCCTGTCGCTGCACCTGATCGTGGCGGAGAAGTCGTAG
- a CDS encoding sigma-54-dependent transcriptional regulator, with the protein MKDAMPSAPQPQAAPAAAPAPGNEHARTPLDVLVVDDDSGILTTLRLALSAAGCPVRTAASAEEALALLAGHPADLVLTDVRMEGASGIDLVREVRALLPDALCVVMTAFASFENAVAAIKAGAFDYLPKPFSVEQLEHLVGKVATVVALRRENARLRAAGASDAAGAGGDWFAGLTAPATLALQTLVERIAPSEATVLLTGETGTGKTALARAIHARSARAGRPFVEVTCTALAESLFESEVFGHVRGAFTGAVRDHAGKFELAEGGTLFLDEVGELSPASQAKLLRFLEDRVIERVGGTRPLRLDVRIIAATNRDLARLCREGAFREDLYYRLNVFECVVPPLRDRPDDIAPLAARLFRTASVRLGVDTGSEGAHDAVASGEGLAPLPPAVLHALLAHRWPGNVRELRNAMERMALLAAGRQPGLADLPDAVRAAAGLPPLGAGGLSQRDDGDDARLPTLRELEEAHIRRVLATERNMERAAAILGITTVTLWRKRKELGLE; encoded by the coding sequence ATGAAGGACGCCATGCCCTCCGCACCGCAACCACAAGCCGCCCCAGCCGCCGCCCCGGCCCCCGGCAACGAGCACGCCCGCACCCCGCTGGACGTGCTGGTGGTGGACGACGACTCCGGCATCCTGACCACCCTGCGCCTGGCCCTGTCCGCCGCCGGATGCCCGGTGCGCACGGCGGCCAGCGCGGAAGAGGCGCTGGCCCTGCTGGCCGGACACCCCGCCGACCTCGTGCTGACCGACGTGCGCATGGAAGGGGCATCGGGCATCGACCTGGTGCGTGAAGTCCGCGCGCTGCTCCCGGACGCGCTGTGCGTGGTCATGACCGCCTTCGCCTCGTTCGAGAACGCCGTGGCCGCCATCAAGGCCGGGGCCTTCGACTACCTGCCCAAGCCCTTTTCCGTGGAACAGCTGGAGCATCTGGTGGGCAAGGTGGCCACGGTGGTGGCCTTGCGCCGCGAAAACGCCCGGTTGCGGGCGGCGGGCGCATCGGATGCCGCAGGCGCGGGCGGTGACTGGTTCGCTGGGCTTACCGCCCCGGCCACGCTGGCCTTGCAGACGCTGGTGGAACGCATTGCCCCCAGCGAGGCCACGGTGCTGCTGACCGGAGAGACGGGCACCGGCAAGACCGCGCTGGCGCGGGCCATCCATGCCCGCTCTGCGCGGGCGGGCCGCCCCTTCGTGGAGGTGACCTGCACCGCGCTGGCGGAATCGTTGTTCGAATCGGAGGTGTTCGGCCACGTGCGCGGGGCGTTCACCGGCGCGGTGCGCGACCACGCGGGCAAGTTCGAACTGGCCGAGGGCGGCACGCTGTTCCTGGACGAGGTGGGCGAGCTGTCGCCCGCGTCGCAGGCCAAACTGCTGCGCTTTCTGGAGGACCGGGTCATCGAACGGGTGGGCGGCACCCGCCCCCTGCGGCTGGACGTGCGCATCATCGCCGCCACCAACCGCGACCTTGCCCGGCTGTGCCGCGAAGGCGCGTTCCGTGAAGACCTGTACTACCGGCTGAACGTGTTCGAGTGCGTGGTGCCGCCCCTGCGCGACCGGCCCGACGACATCGCGCCGCTGGCGGCCCGGCTGTTCCGCACGGCGTCGGTGCGGCTGGGGGTGGATACGGGATCGGAAGGGGCGCACGACGCCGTTGCATCGGGCGAGGGCCTTGCCCCCCTGCCGCCAGCGGTGCTGCATGCCCTGCTGGCCCACCGCTGGCCGGGCAACGTGCGCGAATTGCGCAACGCCATGGAGCGCATGGCCCTGCTGGCCGCCGGGCGGCAGCCGGGGCTGGCCGACCTGCCCGACGCGGTGCGCGCCGCCGCCGGGCTGCCCCCGCTGGGCGCGGGCGGCCTGTCGCAACGCGACGACGGGGACGACGCGCGCCTGCCCACCCTGCGCGAACTGGAAGAGGCGCACATCCGCCGGGTGCTGGCCACGGAACGCAACATGGAGCGCGCCGCCGCCATCCTGGGCATCACCACCGTGACCCTGTGGCGCAAGCGCAAGGAACTGGGGCTGGAGTAG
- the kdpC gene encoding potassium-transporting ATPase subunit KdpC codes for MLTLVRQSLAVTLLLAALLCGAYPVLVTGAAQALLPHKANGSPVMPESGVADGRVTGSALIGQHFTGAGYFHGRPSAAGEGGYDASASGGSNLGPTSRALAEAMQARAAALRAENPDWKAPLPPDMVTASASGLDPHVSPQGAAMQVARVAAARGLPIKAVALLVEEHVEGPQLGLFGEPHVNVLRLNLALDALAGGRAEGN; via the coding sequence ATGCTCACCCTTGTCAGACAATCCCTCGCGGTCACCCTGCTGCTTGCGGCCCTGCTGTGCGGCGCGTACCCTGTACTGGTGACAGGTGCGGCGCAGGCCCTGCTGCCCCACAAGGCCAACGGCTCGCCCGTGATGCCCGAGAGTGGGGTGGCGGACGGCCGGGTAACGGGGTCCGCCCTGATCGGCCAGCATTTCACCGGGGCCGGGTACTTCCACGGCAGACCTTCTGCCGCAGGAGAAGGCGGCTACGACGCCTCGGCGTCCGGCGGGTCCAACCTTGGTCCCACCAGCCGTGCGCTGGCAGAGGCCATGCAGGCCCGCGCCGCCGCCCTGCGCGCGGAAAACCCGGACTGGAAGGCCCCCCTGCCCCCGGACATGGTCACCGCCTCGGCCAGCGGGCTGGACCCGCACGTCAGCCCGCAGGGAGCCGCCATGCAGGTGGCCCGCGTGGCCGCCGCGCGCGGCCTGCCCATCAAGGCCGTGGCCCTGCTGGTGGAGGAGCACGTGGAAGGACCGCAACTGGGCCTGTTCGGCGAACCGCACGTCAACGTGCTGCGCCTGAACCTGGCGCTGGACGCGCTGGCGGGTGGCCGGGCAGAAGGCAACTAG
- the kdpB gene encoding potassium-transporting ATPase subunit KdpB: protein MKRSRPLSHDPALYRRAVRDAFRKLDPRVLARNPVMFVVGAGSLLTTAAFLHDLALHGWSARAAFGGQISLWLWATVLFANFAEALAEGRGKAQADTLRNARRDTPALRLRSGGATEEVSASALLPDDVVVVEAGRMIPADGTVVEGAAAVDESAITGESAPVVRESGGDRSAVTGGTTVLSDRLVIRVTQEPGKSFLDRMIALVEGAERQKTPNEIALNILLAGLTIVFLLAVVTLKPFALFHDVNLGVVVLVALLVCLIPTTIGGLLAAIGIAGMDRLLRRNVLAMSGRAVEAAGDVDVLLLDKTGTITLGNRMAADFVPLSGVDRTELVRAALLASSGDETPEGRSIVDLARQQGGDATPAAHGHITRIPFSAQTRMSGIDQPGEQLRKGATDAVLAWVGGLAGLNGLAGLNGPDGMDRSHLPEAASRNGAARHEEAHRLADAIASQGGTPLVVASSVAGVLGVIHLKDVVKPGMRDRFERIRAMGIRTVMITGDNRLTAQAIAAEAGVDDYLAEAKPEDKLHLIVDLQKGGRLVAMSGDGTNDAPALAQSDVGLVMNTGTQAAREAGNMIDLDSDPTKLIEIVEIGKQLLITRGALTTFSVSNDVAKYFAIIPALFAASLPQLGALDVMRLSSPESAVLSAVIFNALIIVALIPLALRGVRYRPRGTAHALRTNLLVYGLGGLVAPFVGIKCIDLLITALGLV, encoded by the coding sequence ATGAAACGTTCACGCCCCCTCTCGCACGACCCCGCCCTGTACCGCCGCGCGGTGCGGGACGCCTTCCGCAAGCTGGACCCGCGCGTGCTGGCCAGAAACCCCGTCATGTTCGTGGTGGGTGCGGGCAGCCTGCTGACCACCGCCGCCTTCCTGCACGACCTTGCCCTGCACGGGTGGTCGGCCCGCGCGGCCTTTGGCGGGCAGATCAGCCTGTGGCTGTGGGCCACGGTGCTGTTCGCCAACTTCGCAGAAGCGCTGGCCGAAGGGCGCGGCAAGGCCCAGGCCGACACCCTGCGCAACGCCCGGCGCGACACCCCGGCCCTGCGCCTGCGCAGCGGCGGCGCCACCGAAGAGGTTTCCGCCTCGGCCCTGCTGCCCGACGACGTGGTGGTGGTGGAAGCGGGCCGGATGATCCCCGCCGACGGCACCGTGGTGGAAGGCGCCGCCGCCGTGGACGAATCGGCCATCACCGGCGAATCGGCCCCGGTGGTGCGCGAATCCGGCGGCGACCGCAGCGCGGTGACCGGCGGCACCACGGTGCTGTCCGACCGGCTGGTGATCCGCGTGACGCAGGAGCCGGGCAAGTCCTTCCTCGACAGGATGATCGCCCTTGTGGAAGGCGCGGAACGCCAGAAGACCCCCAACGAGATCGCCCTGAACATCCTGCTGGCCGGGCTGACCATCGTCTTCCTGCTGGCCGTGGTCACCCTGAAGCCGTTCGCCCTGTTTCACGACGTGAATCTGGGCGTGGTGGTGCTGGTGGCCCTGCTGGTGTGCCTGATTCCCACCACCATCGGCGGGCTGCTGGCGGCCATCGGCATTGCGGGCATGGACCGCCTGCTGCGCCGCAACGTGCTGGCCATGTCGGGCCGCGCGGTGGAGGCGGCGGGCGACGTGGACGTGCTGCTGCTGGACAAGACCGGCACCATCACCCTGGGCAACCGCATGGCCGCCGACTTCGTGCCCCTGTCCGGCGTGGACCGGACGGAGCTGGTGCGCGCCGCGCTGCTGGCCTCGTCCGGCGACGAAACGCCGGAAGGCCGGTCCATCGTGGATCTGGCCCGGCAGCAGGGCGGCGACGCCACGCCCGCCGCGCACGGGCACATCACCCGCATCCCCTTCAGCGCGCAAACCCGCATGAGCGGCATCGACCAGCCGGGCGAACAACTGCGCAAGGGCGCCACCGACGCGGTGCTGGCCTGGGTTGGTGGATTGGCGGGTTTGAATGGGCTGGCCGGTCTGAACGGGCCGGATGGAATGGACAGATCGCATCTGCCCGAAGCAGCCAGCCGCAACGGAGCCGCCCGGCACGAGGAGGCCCACCGCCTGGCCGACGCCATCGCCAGCCAGGGCGGCACCCCGCTGGTGGTGGCTTCTTCCGTGGCGGGCGTGCTGGGGGTCATCCACCTGAAGGACGTGGTCAAGCCGGGCATGCGCGACCGCTTCGAGCGCATCCGGGCCATGGGCATCCGCACGGTGATGATCACCGGCGACAACCGGCTGACGGCGCAGGCCATCGCCGCCGAGGCGGGCGTGGACGACTACCTTGCCGAGGCCAAGCCGGAAGACAAGCTGCACCTCATCGTGGACCTGCAAAAGGGCGGGCGGCTGGTGGCCATGTCCGGCGACGGCACCAACGACGCGCCCGCGCTGGCCCAGTCGGACGTGGGGCTGGTGATGAACACCGGCACCCAGGCCGCGCGCGAGGCGGGCAACATGATCGACCTGGATTCCGACCCCACCAAGCTCATAGAAATCGTGGAGATCGGCAAGCAACTGCTGATCACGCGGGGGGCGCTGACCACCTTCAGCGTGTCCAACGACGTGGCCAAGTACTTCGCCATCATTCCCGCGCTGTTCGCCGCATCGCTGCCGCAACTGGGCGCGCTGGACGTGATGCGCCTGTCCAGCCCGGAAAGCGCCGTGCTCTCCGCCGTGATCTTCAACGCGCTGATCATCGTGGCGCTCATCCCGCTGGCTTTGCGCGGGGTGCGCTACCGCCCGCGCGGCACGGCGCATGCGCTGCGCACAAACCTGCTGGTCTACGGGCTGGGCGGGCTGGTGGCCCCGTTCGTCGGCATCAAGTGCATCGACCTGCTGATCACCGCCCTCGGGCTGGTGTAG
- a CDS encoding sensor histidine kinase yields MSASPYASFTDGPAGASADASGPNASGPDASGGGHSGRNTPDSRQGPHGPRTPYGPESAAHAGPRATTLPTLQKRIRRDFLRLVGLFGVLGIVLVGAVFAAGRMPNLLVRMNYDSIAWVREMETAMNGLRFADQYPERDGAGWAAAFEAALDRAERNITEPDEPQALADIRAAWVEFRRVATGAPPSPAPDAPVAVDAAHAGLRATLAALVEVNERGMFRRLDRNTLLRDATVMGAAALFLAGTLWAVLLADSIAARVSHPLRRAAEVFKERPRLGAPLHLPPPQTLEVRVLFDELVRLWGRLSELDALNVGSLTAEKRKLEVILESADDAILVLDGAGTVAHVSERMLPLLGLAREQVLGMPWADLSTAAPNYLALRGALDASLHGKRDVPLTEGGEERVFVARRRDLVGGDAHGLSEVGGDAHGLSEVGGGAHGLSEVGGDAHGLAEAGSTSQTPRSSFPSASSVPFHSPMPPAYPASPTPPTSIVGQVFLLGDVTEARRREGLRSEMMDWVSHELKTPMQSLCLAADLLDRRKDTLDAEGRLLVETVHEDAARLRTLAQQFMDIARMTPSALHLTRDEADLPALLDRWLTPFVLLARETGVRLAVDAREAPVKVRLDAERFAWVVSNLVANALRASPTDGEVRVRVTEHQGRAVIEVEDEGAGLPEAVQARLFQPFAHGPAAGARGGLYGLGLAITRSIVDAHGGHIAYERREERGSRFTVTLPLPPRNGQEDESGMDTSTDMADDTTTANRSAPDIG; encoded by the coding sequence ATGAGCGCCAGCCCGTATGCGTCCTTCACGGATGGGCCCGCGGGTGCGTCTGCGGATGCGTCTGGCCCGAATGCTTCCGGTCCTGATGCTTCCGGCGGGGGCCATTCCGGCAGGAACACCCCCGACTCACGGCAGGGGCCGCACGGCCCCCGCACGCCCTACGGGCCGGAATCCGCCGCCCACGCCGGGCCACGCGCCACTACGCTGCCCACCCTGCAAAAGCGCATCCGGCGCGACTTCCTGCGGCTGGTGGGGCTGTTCGGGGTGCTGGGCATCGTGCTGGTGGGCGCGGTGTTTGCCGCCGGGCGCATGCCCAACCTGCTGGTGCGCATGAACTACGATTCCATCGCCTGGGTGCGCGAGATGGAAACGGCCATGAACGGCCTGCGCTTTGCCGACCAGTACCCGGAACGGGACGGCGCGGGCTGGGCCGCCGCCTTCGAGGCCGCGCTGGACCGGGCGGAACGCAACATCACCGAACCGGATGAACCGCAGGCCCTGGCGGACATCCGCGCCGCCTGGGTCGAGTTCCGCCGGGTGGCCACAGGGGCACCCCCTTCCCCCGCCCCCGATGCCCCCGTCGCGGTGGATGCGGCCCACGCGGGGCTGCGCGCCACCCTTGCCGCGCTGGTGGAAGTGAACGAGCGCGGCATGTTCCGGCGGCTGGACCGCAACACCCTGCTGCGCGACGCCACCGTGATGGGCGCGGCGGCGCTGTTTCTGGCGGGCACGCTATGGGCGGTGCTGCTGGCCGACAGTATCGCGGCCCGCGTCTCGCACCCGTTGCGCCGGGCGGCGGAAGTTTTCAAGGAGCGCCCCCGGCTGGGCGCGCCGCTGCACCTGCCCCCGCCCCAGACGCTGGAGGTGCGCGTGCTGTTCGACGAACTGGTGCGGCTGTGGGGACGCCTGAGCGAACTGGACGCCCTGAACGTGGGCAGTCTGACGGCGGAAAAGCGCAAGCTGGAGGTCATTCTGGAATCGGCGGACGACGCCATCCTGGTGCTGGACGGCGCGGGCACGGTGGCCCACGTCAGCGAACGGATGCTGCCGCTGCTGGGGCTTGCGCGCGAACAGGTGCTGGGCATGCCCTGGGCCGACCTTTCCACCGCCGCGCCCAACTACCTGGCCCTGCGCGGGGCGCTGGACGCCAGCCTGCACGGCAAGCGCGACGTGCCCCTGACCGAAGGCGGCGAGGAGCGGGTGTTCGTGGCCCGGCGGCGGGATCTCGTGGGCGGCGACGCCCACGGGCTCTCGGAGGTCGGCGGTGACGCCCACGGGCTGTCGGAGGTCGGCGGTGGCGCACATGGGCTCTCGGAGGTCGGCGGCGACGCCCACGGGCTGGCGGAGGCAGGAAGCACCAGCCAGACACCGCGCTCATCCTTCCCGTCCGCGTCCTCCGTGCCGTTCCATTCCCCCATGCCTCCCGCATATCCCGCTTCCCCCACTCCCCCCACATCCATAGTCGGGCAGGTCTTCCTGCTGGGCGACGTCACCGAGGCCCGGCGGCGCGAGGGGCTGCGCTCGGAAATGATGGACTGGGTGTCGCACGAACTGAAGACCCCCATGCAGTCGCTGTGCCTTGCGGCGGACCTGCTGGACCGGCGCAAGGACACTCTGGACGCCGAGGGCCGACTGCTGGTGGAAACCGTGCACGAGGACGCCGCCCGCCTGCGCACCCTTGCCCAGCAATTCATGGACATTGCCCGCATGACCCCTTCCGCCCTGCACCTGACGCGGGACGAGGCGGACCTGCCCGCCCTGCTGGACCGCTGGCTGACGCCCTTCGTGCTGCTGGCCCGCGAAACCGGGGTGCGCCTGGCCGTGGATGCCCGCGAGGCCCCCGTGAAAGTGCGTCTGGACGCGGAACGCTTCGCCTGGGTGGTCTCCAACCTGGTGGCCAACGCCCTGCGCGCCAGCCCCACGGATGGCGAGGTGCGGGTGCGGGTGACCGAGCATCAGGGCCGCGCGGTCATCGAGGTGGAGGACGAAGGCGCGGGCCTGCCGGAAGCCGTGCAGGCGCGCCTGTTCCAGCCCTTCGCCCACGGCCCGGCGGCGGGCGCGCGCGGCGGCCTGTATGGCCTGGGCCTTGCCATCACCCGCTCCATCGTGGATGCCCACGGCGGGCACATTGCCTATGAACGGCGCGAGGAACGCGGCTCGCGCTTCACCGTGACCCTGCCGCTACCGCCCCGCAACGGCCAGGAGGACGAATCGGGCATGGACACGAGCACTGACATGGCCGATGACACCACAACGGCGAACCGTTCCGCCCCGGACATCGGATGA
- a CDS encoding universal stress protein, producing MEGFAELLARKRQGSLKVYLGYAAGVGKTYAMLQEGHRLRQAGFDVAIGYVEPHRRPETAALMDGLEVVPPRMCRVGDALFPEVDVPAVLARRPQVALVDELAHTNAAGSPNPKRYRDVLEIMEAGINVITTLNVQHLESVAERVETVTGIPVRERLPDAVLHRADQVVNVDVTKEELRERLRLGKIYGPEQAERALMGFFTYQNLSLLRELCLREASGDQVRKITEQGLLSREAAGDAVEAVMVALSSDPTDAETLIRRGMRMASQFGSPCYVVYVRRPSETPVRIDAGLQRVLQNNLRLAALLGAEVVQLEGHDVPEALVNFASERNVRHAVFGKSRLSPLRERLRGSFILDFLHEAVGVDVHIVNTTPREAP from the coding sequence ATGGAAGGTTTCGCGGAACTGCTGGCCCGCAAGCGACAGGGCTCGCTGAAGGTCTACCTTGGCTACGCGGCGGGGGTGGGCAAGACCTACGCCATGCTCCAGGAAGGGCACCGGCTGCGTCAGGCCGGGTTCGACGTGGCCATCGGCTACGTGGAGCCCCACCGCCGCCCGGAAACCGCCGCCCTCATGGACGGGCTGGAGGTGGTGCCCCCGCGCATGTGCCGGGTGGGCGACGCCCTGTTTCCCGAGGTGGACGTGCCCGCCGTGCTGGCCCGCCGCCCGCAGGTGGCGCTGGTGGACGAACTGGCCCACACCAACGCCGCAGGGTCGCCCAACCCCAAGCGTTACCGCGACGTGCTGGAGATCATGGAGGCGGGCATCAACGTCATCACCACGCTCAACGTGCAGCACCTGGAATCGGTGGCCGAGCGGGTGGAGACGGTGACCGGCATCCCGGTGCGCGAACGGCTGCCCGACGCGGTGCTGCACCGCGCCGATCAGGTGGTGAACGTGGACGTGACCAAGGAGGAACTGCGCGAGCGGTTGCGCCTGGGCAAGATCTACGGGCCGGAGCAGGCCGAGCGGGCGCTGATGGGCTTTTTCACCTACCAGAACCTGTCGCTGCTGCGCGAACTGTGCCTGCGCGAGGCATCGGGCGACCAGGTGCGCAAGATCACCGAGCAGGGCCTGTTGTCGCGCGAGGCCGCCGGAGACGCCGTGGAGGCGGTGATGGTGGCCCTGAGTTCCGACCCCACCGACGCGGAAACCCTGATCCGCCGGGGCATGCGCATGGCCAGCCAGTTCGGCTCGCCGTGCTACGTGGTGTACGTGCGCCGCCCCAGCGAAACCCCGGTGCGCATCGACGCGGGGTTGCAGCGCGTGCTGCAGAACAACCTGCGCCTGGCCGCCCTGCTGGGGGCGGAAGTGGTGCAACTGGAAGGGCACGACGTGCCCGAGGCGCTGGTGAACTTCGCCAGCGAGCGCAACGTGCGCCACGCGGTGTTCGGCAAGTCGCGCCTGTCGCCCCTGCGCGAGCGGCTGCGCGGCTCGTTCATTCTCGACTTTCTGCACGAGGCGGTGGGGGTGGACGTGCACATCGTCAACACCACCCCCCGGGAGGCCCCATGA